From Brienomyrus brachyistius isolate T26 chromosome 18, BBRACH_0.4, whole genome shotgun sequence, one genomic window encodes:
- the LOC125712768 gene encoding venom peptide isomerase heavy chain-like isoform X1, translating into MAGLLLLSAILLLDATVVFSYPQSRSSIVGGKPAKKGDWWWIAALVLNDDPTTIFCGGTLVADKWVLTAAHCIKMEISQYSVRLGVHRLTEDVTAEKKFKIVKSVIHPKYTHFRDDFDIALVQLDRPVRVLGVGPYPYLGDSKDNYKGPCRVAGWGQITENEPLPVPRTLQEVAVPIVPNDACKKSYKELKPEMICAGESGKDSCQGDSGGPLMCISKDGSEEILKLAGIVSYGRGCGQAAYPGVYTRVSSYRDFISKTINGFRKGIRKYRKA; encoded by the exons AtggcaggtttgctgttactgtCTGCGATCCTGCTGCTGGATGCTACTGTAG TGTTCAGTTACCCCCAGAGCCGCTCCTCCATTGTTGGGGGTAAACCTGCTAAGAAGGGTGACTGGTGGTGGATTGCTGCCCTAGTACTGAATGACGATCCAACGACGATTTTCTGCGGTGGGACCCTAGTGGCTGACAAATGGGTGCTGACGGCTGCTCATTGCATTAAAAT GGAAATATCACAATACTCTGTTCGGCTGGGTGTGCACCGCCTGACCGAAGATGTTACAGCGGAAAAAAAGTTCAAGATCGTCAAAAGTGTCATCCACCCAAAATACACACATTTCAGAGACGACTTTGACATTGCACTGGTGCAGCTGGACAGACCGGTCAGAGTCTTAGGCGTAGGGCCATATCCCTACTTGGGAGATTCCAAAGATAACTATAAAGGTCCCTGCCGTGTGGCCGGCTGGGGTCAAATTACAGAAAACG AACCTTTGCCGGTGCCAAGGACCCTGCAGGAAGTTGCTGTCCCAATTGTTCCCAACGATGCCTGCAAGAAAAGCTACAAAGAGCTCAAACCTGAGATGATTTGTGCTGGCGAGTCCGGCAAAGATTCCTGCCAG GGAGACTCAGGAGGTCCTCTCATGTGCATCTCTAAAGATGGAAGTGAGGAAATCTTGAAATTGGCTGGAATCGTCAGCTACGGAAGGGGGTGTGGCCAAGCGGCATATCCGGGGGTCTACACCCGTGTCTCCAGCTACAGGGACTTCATCAGCAAAACCATCAACGGCTTTAGGAAGGGAATCAGGAAGTATAGAAAGGCCTAG